GATGAAGAAAAAAAAGTTGATTTCTAAATGGAGGATTAAAATTTATAGGAATAATATAAGGTTTTTTTTTATATAATTTATAAATTATTGGTTTTGAAGTAGAAACGCATGCTATATCATATCCACTTCCTGGAAAATCATTTCCTAATAACATATATGGATCTATTTTAGCCCATTTCGCTATGTTATGAATTAAAGTTGAACTACTTCCCAACCCCCAATTTCTAGGAAATTCTAGTTTTGTTTTTACATGTATTCCCAATGAACTATTAAGAAAACTTTTTTGAAGTTTTTTGGATTTTAATAATAGATATCTTAGATTTTTTGCTATTTTTTTTTCTGTTTCATAAAAAATTTCTAAAGAAGGAAGTTTGAAAATAACTTCAAACCAAGGTTTATTAATTTCGTCATAACTCTTCCAATGCAAAAAAGAAGAAAAATTCCGTTTTAATATAGTTAACGATTGTCCTTTTATTGTAGGTAAAGCTAAACCACAAGCTCCACATAAAATAAAATATTCTCCTGTTAACAAAAGTTTTCCATGACTATAAAAATGATTCTCATGTTGATGCATGATCACATGGTTTTATATTTTTTTTTCAAAATTTCTTAAAATTTTTCTAATTAAACCTTGCAAAATCTTTCCTGGACCTATTTCTGTAAATGAAATAGCTCCATGAGAAATCATGTTTTCTATAGATTGTTTCCATTTTACAGGAGAAGTCAATTGTTCTACAAGATTTTTTTTGATATCGTTAGATTTTATAACCGATTGAGCATTTACATTTTGATATATTGGACATTTAGAGTCTTTAAAAGAAATTTTTTTTAAAAATTTTTTTAATTTTTTTCTAGCTGGTTCCATAATGGGAGAATGAAAAGCTCCATGAACAGGAAGAATGAATATTCTTTTAGCACCTTTTTTTTCTAAAGAAGAACAAACTCTTTTAAGAGCTTTATATTCTCCGGAAATGACTAGTTGTTCAGGTCCATTATAATTAGACGGAACAATAATTCCACTATCATCTTTACAAATATCTTCTACAATAGAATCTTCCAGCCCAAATATTACAGCCATTCCTCCATGAATTGATTCACAAATTTCTTGCATAATCGAAGCTCTTTTATTGACTATTCTCAACCCATTTTCAAAAGAAAATACATCAACTGCAGCTAAAGCAGAAAATTCCCCAAGAGAATGCCCAGCGACCATATCAGGTTCAAAATTATTTGATATTTTTGCTTTTATAACTGAATATATATAAATTGCAATCTGTGTGTATTTTGTTTGTTTTAAAATATCCATAGATCCTTCAAACATTATAGATGTGATTCGAAACCCTAAAATTTCATCAGATAATTGGAATAATTCTCTAGCCAAATGAGAGTTTTTATATAAGTTTTTTCCCATTCCTATAAATTGAGATCCTTGACCAGGAAATAGATAAGCTTTCATAAGAATAAAAAATTTGTTTAAAATTAATAATTATATGAAAATTACTGATACGCATGCTCATCTTTATATGAAAGATTTTAATGAAGACATTGATTTTGTAATTCAAAAAGCTTTGATTCAAGGAATACACAGATTTTTTATTCCTTCTATAGATTCTTCCGATATTCCAAATATATTAAAATTAGAAAAAAAATATCCTAACATATGTTATGCGATGATAGGGCTTCATCCTAATAGAGTTTTTCCAGATAATTTAGAAAAAGAATTAAATAGTATTGAAAAATGGTTATGGAAACATTCTTTTATTTCTGTAGGAGAAATTGGAATGGATCTTTATTCAGAAAAAAAGTTTCTTTCAGAACAAGAATACGCTTTTCAGATTCAAATAAAATGGGCAAGAAAAAAAAAACTCCCCATAGTTCTACACTGTAGAAAAGCTTTTGATCATATTTTTAATATTTTATCAAAAGAATCTTCTATTAAAGGAATATTTCATTGTTTTTCTGGAACTTTAGATCAAGCAAAAAAAATTATTGATTTTGGAATGAAAATAGGAATTGGAGGGATGATCACTTTCAAAAACAATCATGTCAGTCAATTTTTGCATAAAATAAGTTTGGATCATCTAGTTCTAGAAACGGATTCCCCCTATCTTTCTCCACATCCTTTTAGAGGAAAAAGGAATGAACCAAAAAATTTAAGAATAATTTTAAAAAAACTTTCTCAAATTTATTCTACATCAGAAGAAAAAATAGCCGACATCATTCATATAAATGTAGAAAACTTATTTTTTTCATAATATTGATTCATATCATTTTTGATGGATTGACTAATTTTTCAAATTTTTCTTCAGTTAAATATCCTAATCGAATTGCTTCTTCTTTTAAAGTCTTATTATTTTCATAAGCAGATTTTGCTATTTCTGCTGATTTTTCGTATCCAATATGAGTATTCAATGCTGTGACTAACATCAAAGATTTATCCAAAAATTCTTTAATTCTTTGATTATTTGGTTTGATCCCTTTCACACAAAAAGAAGAAAAAGAAGTACAAGCATCTGCAAGAAGTTGGGAAGATTGTAAAAAATTATACACTATTAATGGTTTAGATACATTTAATTCGTAGTTTCCTGAAGACGCTGCCATGGAAATGGAGACATCGTTTCCTAAAACTTGTGTACAAACCATCATAATAGCTTCACATTGAGTAGGATTTATTTTTCCAGGCATGATAGAAGAACCAGGTTCATTTTCAGGAATGAAAATTTCTCCAATTCCTGAACGTGGTCCAGAAGCTAAAAAACGAATATCATTCGATATTTTTATTAAAGAAACGGCTATTTGTTTCAAAGCTCCGTGAGACTCTACCATAGCATTATGAGATGATAAAGCTTCAAATTTATTCTTTGCGATTTTAAAAGGAAAACCTGTATATCTACATATATATTCAGTCACTTTTGCATCATATCCTTTAGGGGCATTTAATCCAGTTCCCACAGCGGTTCCCCCTATAGCTAATTCAGAAAGATGATCTAAAGTTTTTTCAATAGAATCTAATCCATGATCCATTTGAGAGAAATAACCGGAAAATTCTTGCCCTAAAGTGATGGGGGTTGCATCCATCAGATGGGTTCTTCCTATTTTAATCACATTTTGAAATAATTTTGATTTTTTTTTTAAAGTTTCTTTTAATTTCTTAATAGAAGGAATAGTTTTTTCTATCAACTTTTTATAAGAAGCAATATGCATTGCTGTAGGAAAAGTATCATTAGATGATTGAGACATATTAACATCATCATTTGGGTGAATAAAAGATTTTCCTTGACCAAGGACCCCTCCTGTTAAAACGTGAGCTCTATTAGAAATCACTTCATTAATATTCATATTGGTATGAGTTCCAGATCCTGTTTGCCATATAACTAAAGGAAATTGATCATTTAATTTTTCTTCTATAATTTCATCACAAACTAAAGAGATAATATCTCTTTTTTTTTTAGACAAAAGACCAAATTTATAGTTTGCATGAGCAGCAGCTTTTTTTAAAAAACCAAAGGAATGAATAATTTCTATAGGCATAGAAGCTTCTGAACCTATTCTAAAATTTTTCCTTGATCTTTCTGTTTGCGCTCCCCAGTATTTATCTACAGGAACTTTCACCTCTCCCAAAGTATCTTTTTCTGTTCTATAAATCATAGTCCTATTTTTTTTTACTAAATTATAGAAAAAATTATAACTTTTTATTTATTAAAAAATGATGATAATTAAGTTTATAGGATTTTTACTTTTTTTGTTAGTAATTATATCTGGTTTTTGGTGTGTTTTTTTTCTATCTTTTTTTAGTATTTACTGGATTATCATAGGGATATTCATCAATTTGATTATGAATTTTATAAAAAGAAAAGAAAAAATATAAAATGTTAAAAAACAAATACTTATGGATAAGTTTTTGTTTTTTTATATGGATGTTTTTTTTTGATTCTAATTCTTTAATATTACATTATAAGTTTGAGAATAGTATCAAAGAAATGACATTAGATAGAGATTCTTTAAAAAAGAAAATTTTATCAGAAGAAAACCATTTAAAAAAATTGACTACAGATCCTAAATATCTAGAAAAATTAGCAAGAGAAAAATTTTATATGAAAAAAAAAGATGAAGATTTATTTTTGATATCCAGAAAAAATCAGATGGAACTGATAAAAATAACATAATAGTTAACGTCCCATATAAATAAGCAAAATACTTAAATCGGAAGGAGATACACCACTGATTCTTGATGCTTGCGCCAATGATACTGGACGATAATAATCTAATTTTTCTCTTGCTTCTAAGGAAAGAGATTGAATTTTTTTATAATCAAAATTATTTGGAATTTTTAGATTTTCTAATTTTAATAATTTTTTCGCATTTTCTTTTTCCCTATCTATATATCCTTTATATTTGATTTGAATACTAACTTGTTCTAATATTTCTTGATTAAAATCGTTTTTTTTAATTTCTTCCATTAGAAACGGAATGGATATAATGTCTTTTATATCAATCTCAGAACGAGATAAAATAGTTTCTATTTTTTTTTCATTATATATTCTAGGAGAATTTTTATCATCTAAAATGGGATTTATAACTTTCGGTTCAAAATTTCTTTTTTGAAATAGATCCATGCATTTTTCTATTTTGGATTTTTTTTTATCTAATATTTTCATTTTTTCTTCCGAAATTAAACCAATATTGTATCCCATAGGTGTTAATCTGACATCTGCATTATCTTGCCGTAATAACATTCTATATTCAGCTCTTGAAGTAAACATTCTATAAGGTTCTTCTGTCCCTTTTGTAATTAAATCATCTATTAAAACACCAATATAAGCTTGATTTCTTTTAAGAATAAACGGTTCTTCTCTACGAATTTTTAAATGAGCATTGATTCCTGCCATTAATCCTTGAGCAGCAGCTTCTTCATATCCAGTAGTTCCATTAATTTGTCCAGAAAAAAAAAGATTTTTTATAACCTTACTTTCCAAAGTGGGTTTCAATTGTTCGGGAGGAAAGTAATCGTATTCTATTGCATATCCAGGTCTTAATATTTTCACTTTTTCAAATCCAGAAATTTTTTTTAATGATTGATATTGTACTTCTTCTGAAAAAGAAGTGGAAAATCCATTTACATACACTTCTACAGTATTCCACCCTTCAGGTTCTACAAAAATAGGATGTTCTTCTTTATTAGAAAATCTAAAAATCTTTTCTTCTATAGAAGGACAGTATCTGGGGCTGATCCCTTGAATAGATCCTGTAAAAATTGGAGAAAAATTGAAATTTTTACGTATTAAATCATGTACTTTTTGATTTGTATAAGTTATATAACATTTTCGTTGTCTAGTTAATTTTTTTGTTTCATAAGAAAAAGAAAATTTTTTTGGATGAGAATCTCCATCTTGAGATTTCATTTTTTCATAATTTAAAGTACGTCCATCTACCCTTGGGGATGTTCCCGTTTTCATTCTCCCACATTTCAATCCAAAGTATTTGGTTAACTGTTCCGTGATTCCCTTAACTTCTTTTTCTGCTATTCTTCCTCCATCAATTTTTTTTTTCCCAATATGTATTTTTCCATTTAAAAAAGTACCATTTGTAAGTATAACTGATTTTCCTTTAATTTTTAATCCCAAAAAAGTTTTTACACCTTTCACTTGATCTTTTTCTATAATTAAAGAAGTCACTGTATCTTGATATAGATCTAATTGAACATTTTTTTCTAAAAAAAATCTCCAATAATAGGAGTATAATTTTCTATCGCATTGAGCTCTAGGGCTCCACATTGCTGGTCCTTTGGACTTATTTAGCATTCTAAATTGAATCATGCTATAATCAGCAATGATTCCAGAATATCCCCCTAAAGCATCTATTTCTCTAATCATTTGTCCTTTGGCTATGCCTCCTACAGCTGGATTACATGACATTTCACCTATAGTTTGTAAATTTGTAGTAATAAGCAAAGTTTTTGACCCCATATTAGAAGATGCGGATGCGGCTTCTGCTCCAGAATGGCCTCCACCAACCACTATAATATCATATATATCTAAAAACATGATTATTTTTTCAATAAATTTAAATAAAACTCTTCTTTTTTTTTCATTATCTTTTTATCCATTTTTTTTTGATCATCATATCCTAAAAGATGTAATACAGCATGTATCATCACACGTTTCAATTCAACCAGGAAAGATTGATTCCATTGTTTAGAATTCTCTAAAACACGGTCTACACTAATGAATATATCTCCAGATATCCATTTATCGATAGAATAATTAAATGAAAGTACATCTGTATAAAAATTTTTTTGCAAATATTTTTTATTCATGTCTAAAAGAAAATTATCATTACAAAAAACATAATTTATATTGCCAATATACATACCTTCATTATTTAACAAAATACAAATTTCTTTAATAAAAAAAGATTTTTCTTGAATCTGAAAATAAGGAATCTCATAAAATAATCTAATCATTATTTCTTATTTTAATAAGATAATTAAGAATAATTTTTACATATTTTGACAAGAATCAAAAAAATAATTCCAAACGTTTTTACTTTATTGAACTTATTTTGTGGGTGCATATCCATAATTTTTTTACAATCAAAAAATTATGAAGGTTCTGCTTTTGCTACTTTCTTCTCAATAATTTTTGATTTATTAGATGGTTTTGTGTCTAGACTGATAAAAAACGAAAATCAATTCGGAAAAGAATTAGATTCTCTCGCTGATATGGTTTCTTTTGGAATAGTTCCATCCATAATAGTTTTTCTTTTATTGAAAACAATGAAAAAAAAAATACCATTTATTGAATGGTTTTCTTTTTTTATTTCCATTTTTTCCGCATGTCGTTTAGCTAAATTTAATATGAATCCTTATAATAATTATAGAGGATTGACAACCCCTATCAATACTTTATTTTTTTCTTCTTTATCTATTGTAACGAATTCTTCTACAGTCCCTCTTTTCATAAAAAATTTTATAATGTCTCCTATCATAATATTTTTTCTGATATTATTTTCTTGTTATTTTTTGGTCTCTAAAATACCAATGATTTCGTTTAATTTTCAAGGGTTATCTTGGAAAAAGAATAAAATACGTTATTTTTTCTTATTGATTAGTACATTTCTTTTATTAACTTTACATGTCGTAGCTTTACCATGCATTATTATTTTTTACATAACAATTTCAACCTATTTTCATAGATTGAAAAATTCATAATAAATATCTTACATATGAAATTAAAACTTCATCGTCCCATTTGTTTCTTTGATATAGAAGCAACAGGAATCAATATCGGAAAAGATAGAATTATAGAAATATCCATATTAAAAATATTTCCTAATGGAAATCAAGAAAATAAAACTTGGTTAGTTGACCCTGGTATTCCTATACCTCCGCAATCAACAGCTATTCATGGAATTAAAGATGAAGATGTCGCAGGAAAACTTAGATTTAAAGATGTGTCCGTTCTCATTTTTAAAATGATTGAAAATACAGATCTAGCAGGATATAATTCTAATAGATTTGATATTCCAATTTTAGCAGAAGAAATGCTTCGTTCAGGAATATCTTTTGATATAAAAAAATACAAAACTATAGACGTACAAGTTATATTTCATAAAATGGAACCTAGGACTCTTTCTGCTGCTTATAAATATTATTGCAGTAAAAATCTCATGAAAGCTCATAGTTCAAAAGCAGATGCATTTGCTACATATGAAATATTACTAGCACAATTGGAAAAATATGAAAATTTGAAAAAAGATGTTAAAAGTCTAAATCAATTTTCTCATCAAAAAAATATAGCAGATCTTGCTGGATTTATCAAAATAGATGAAGAAGGAAACGAAATATTTAATTTTGGAAAATATAAAGGAGAAAAAGTTTTTGAAATCTTTGAAAAAGACCCCAATTATTATGGATGGATACAAAATTCAGATTTTCCCTTATACACAAAAAAAATATTAACAGGAGTTAAATTAAGGAGATTCAATAAATCTTAAAAAACCATCATCTAACAAGATCTTCTAATCTTTTTGAGATAAAAGCAGTGAGATTTTTCCCTTGAAGCAAATTTTTGGATAAAAGAGTTAAATTCAAAGCTTCTTGAATCATTTCTTTTCTTTTATCTTCATATGTTTCTTGTAATATTTTTTTCATCAAAATATGATTTGTATTTACTATCAATTGATAATATTCTTTTTGATCTTTTTCTTTTACAATTTCCCTTCCTATAGAATTCATTTCTTTGATTCTTCTTAAAAACTCTGGAACGATAATTAAAAAAGGAGAATCTTTTTTGGATAAATTTTCTAATTGTATAGAAAATTTATATTCATCCACTAAATGATTACTAATAAAACTTATCAAATCTTGTTTTTCTTTTTCAGAAAGTTCTGAGTCATATTTTTTTTCTTTATCAATTAATTTTTCAATATGATCTGAGTCTACTCTAACAAAAGAAATTTCCTTGTCATAAAATTCCAACTTTTGCATTAAATGAACTGAAAGTGGACTATCCAAAATTAAAACTTCATAATTCCTATTTTTTGCTTCTTTAATGTAACTATGTTGTTCTTCTTTATCTGAAGAATAAAGAAAAACAATTTTTCCTTCTTTATTTTTTTGGGTTGGACTTATTTTTTCTTTAAACTCTTCTAAAGTAAAATAAATGTTATTGACAGTAGAAAAAATTAAAAATTTAATAGCTTTATCAAAAAAGTTTTGTGTACTAATCATTCCGTATTCCACTATAATTTTTATATCTTCCCATTTTTTTTGAAAATCTTCTCTATTTATTGTAAATAGAGAATTTAACTTATCAGAAACTTTTCTTGTTATGTATCTAGATATGTTTTTTACAGATGTATCGGATTGTAAATGAGAACGTGATACATTAAGTGGAATATCTGGAGAATCTATAACTCCTTTTAATAAGCTCAGAAAATCTGGAACAATTCCTTCTAAATTATCCGTGATATAAACCTGATTTTGATACAAATGAATTTTGTCTTTCTGTATGTCAATTCTTCTTTCTATTTTAGGAAAAAATAAAATTCCTGTCAGATGAAAAGGATGATCTATATTTAAATGCACCCAAAATAAAGGATCTTCTAACTGATTAGGATATAATTCATGATAAAAATCTAAATAATTTTTATCAATCAATTGAAGTGGATTTTTATTCCAAGTAGGATGAATATTATTGACAATAGTTTCTTTATCGTTATCTTCTTTGGAAGATAAATGGATTTCTACAGGAAGAAATTTGCAATATTTTTGTAGTAATTTTAAAATACGATTATATTCTAAAAATTCCTTACTATCTTCATTAAGAAATAAAACGATTTCTGTTCCTCTATCTCTTTTTTCAATTTCTTTCATAATAAAATTAGGAGATCCTTCGCAGGACCAAAATATAGATGAAGCTTCTTTTTGATAAGATTGAGTAAAAATCATGACTTTATTAGATACCATAAAAGAAGAATAAAAACCCAAGCCAAAATGACCAATAATATGACTATCTTTTGTAGATGTATTATATTTCTTAATAAATTCTTCTGCTCCAGAAAAAGCTATTTGATTAATATATTTTTTTACTTCTTCTTTGGTCATTCCAATTCCATTATCTATTACATGAATAGTTTTATTTTTTTGATTTATTAGAACACGAATTTTCAAATCATCTTCAATATCATCCAAATTTTCCAATTTAGCTATAGTTTTCAATTTAATAATAGCATCTGTTGCATTAGAAACAAGTTCACGCAAAAAAACTTCTTGATCAGAATAAAGAAATCTTTTAATGATAGGGAAAATATTATTTGAAGTAACACTAATTTTATTATCCTCCATAAAACTAAATTATTGAAAAAAGAAAAATAAAACAAAGATCATACCATAATAAATTAAGAAGACAAAATGTCATTTTTCATTATTTTTATCTTCAAAAAAACAATCTATAAATTTTTTTCCATCAAATTTTTTCAAATCTTGTATTTTTTCACCTGTTCCTAGATATTGTATGGGAATTTTGAATTGATCCATAATTCCTATTACTACACCCCCCTTAGCTGTCCCTTCTATTTTTGTCAATATAATAGAAGAAATTTTAACAAAATAAGTAAACTTTTTGACCTGTTCAAAAGCGTTTTGACCTGTGCTGGCGTCTAAAACAAGCATAATTTCATGAGGTGATTCAGGTATAATTTTTTTCATGACTCTACTTATTTTAGATAGCTCTTCCATCAAACCAATACGATTTTGTAATCTACCAGCTGTATCAATTAAAACCACATCTTTTTTTCTGGATTTAGCAGATTGTAAGGTATCATATGCGACAGATGCTGGATCTGCATGCATATGTTGTTTTATTAAAGGAACTTGAGCTTTATTTGCCCATATTTCAAGTTGATCAATGGCTGCTGCCCTAAATGTATCAGAAGCTCCTATAATTAAATCAAAACCTTTTTTTTTTAAAAAAAAAGCTAATTTTCCAATTGTAGTTGTTTTTCCTACTCCATTGACTCCGACCATCATAATTACATATGGTTTTTTATGATATTTTATTTTTTTTTCTAAACATTCATTTTTAATATCTATAAAAATATTTTCTATCTCTTTTTTAAGAAGATCATATAGGTCTTGTATATTACTATATTTTTCTTTTTGAATTCTTTTTTCTAAATTATTGATGATTTTTATAGTAGTTTTTGTCCCTATGTCTGCAGACAATAAGAGATCTTCCATCTGATCGATTACATTTATTTCTATTTTTGATTTTCTCAAAAAAAGATTTTTTATTTTATAAAAAAAGGATTCTCTAGTTTTTTTCAATTCATGATGAAATATCTTTTCTGATTCCTTTTCCTTTTTTAGAAAAAACATTATAAATAACTACTTTTTTATAAAAAAAATCTTGACTTCCTCATCAGAGATAATTTTATTTTCAAAGGTATAAAAACCAGATTTTTTAGATTTAACTATTTTTATCGCCAAAGTCATTTTTTTTGATAATTTTTTTTTATTATTTTTCACCATCTTTTTAGACATATTATTTTTTTTATTTTATTTCTTTATGAATTGTATATTTTCTTAAAAATGGATTATATTTTTTTAATTCAATTCTATTCGGAGTATTTTTTTTGTTTTTTGTTGTAACATATCTAGAACAACCAGGTATTCCACTTTTTTTTTGTTCAACACATTCTAATATGACTTGTATTCTATTTCCTTTTTTAGCCATTTTTATTAATCTTTATGTTTTTTTTGTAACGTTTTAGTGCGTTTTCAATCCCTATTTTATTAATAAGTTTGACTCCATAAGCACAAATTTTTAAAGTAATCCATTTTTTTTCTTTTGTTAAAAAAAAACGTTTTTTACATAAGTTAATATTAAAACGACGTTTTTTTTTATTATTTGCATGAGAAACTCTATTTCCTATCATTGCTTTTTTTCCTGTCAATTCACAAACTTTTGACATAATAGTTTTTTTTGCTAAATTTAATTGAATTGCTAATTTAGCATAAAAAAAGAAAGACGCTTCATGTCAGGACATAGTAAGTGGACAAATATACAACATAGAAAATCTAATCAAGATTTCAGGAAATCTAGAAAATTTTCCAAAATCATAAAAGAAATAACTATCGCTGTTAAAGAATCAGGAACTAACAATTTTCGTTTCAGAAACGCGATTATGAATGCAAAATCAGTTAATGTCCCTAAAAGCACTATAGAAAAAGCCATAAAAAAAGCCTTACAAATAAAAACAGACAATTACAAAAATTTAAATTTAGAAGGAAATATTCATGGAGTAAGTTTAATTATAGAATGTATGACAAATAATAGTATTCGTACAATTTCTAATATCAGAATATTTTTGAAGAAAAATGGAGGAAGACTATGTCATAATGGAGAGTTAACTCATTTATTTCATAGAATAGGTGTATTTTATATAAAAGAAAAAGATATTCATTATTCAATGGAAGATTTTGAATTAATGACAATAGATTTTGGAGCTAAAGATTTTTTACAAAAAAACGATATGGTTTCTATATACACAGATTTTGAATACTTTGGATCTATGAAAAACCATTTAGAAAAATTAGAAATATTCCATGAATATCAAGTAATACGTGTTCCTAAACAAATAATGAAATGGATTTCAAAAGAAAAGAAAGAAAAAATTTTGAATTTAATTGAAAAACTTGAAAAAAATGAAGATGTAGAAAACACTTACTCTAATTTAGAAATTAAATAAAATCAAGTAGGACGACCTATCGCATTGAAAAAATGAGGAAAGTCCGGACACCATAGAGCAACACAGTGGGTAACACCCATCCATCGTGAGATGAGGAATAGTGCAACAGAAAGAAAGTACAGATGAATTGCTGTAGTGAAATCATGTAAACTCTGTGTGGTGAAATGCCATGTACACCGGAAGACTGGCTCGGTTGATATCCCGGGGGGTAGGCAGATAGAGATCATGGGTAACCTAAATCCTAGATAAATGATAGGTATTATACAGAATCCGGCTTATAGTCCTACTTATTTTTTTTGGAGAGATGGCCGAGAGGATTAAGGCGCACGTCTGGAAAGCGTGTTCACAAAAAAGTGTCAAGGGTTCGAATCCCTTTCTCTCCGCTTTAACAACTTTCTATGTCTTTCAATTTTTTTTCAATTAAATTAGTTCTAACTCCCAATAATTTATCTATATCTTTTGAAGCGCCTTGTAATTTATCTTGAGCTTGATGAAGCAATAATCCAAATTTTTTGAATTCTTGTTTTACTGTTTCCAAAATTTTCCATACTTCAGAACTTCTTTTTTGAATAGCTAAAGTTCTGAACCCTATCTGTAAACTGTTTAATACAGCTGCTAATGTGGACGGACCTGTGATTACGGTTTTGTATTTTCTTAATAATTCTTCTAATAAACTAGAATTTCTTGCTATTTCAGCATAGATCCCTTCAAATGGCAAGAAAAGAATAGCAAAATCAGTAGTATGTGGAGGATCTATATACTTATTTTGAATATCTTTGGACATTTTCTTAAGTACAGATTCCATATTTTTCACAGCTATTTCTATATTTTTTTTTTCTCCTTGACGATAAGCATTTTGTACTTTTTCATAAGTTTCTTTTGGAAATTTTACATCAATAGGTAACCATATAATATTTCCGTCTCCAAGTCCTGGAAGTTTGATTGCAAATTCTACAACAAAATTTGTACTAGATTTGGTAATAACATTAGAAGCATATTGTTCTGGAGACAAAATTTGTTGCAAAAGCATTGAAAGTTGCATCTCGCTAAAACTGCCACATATTTTTATATGATTTAAGGTTCTTTTTAAAGAACTTACATCTTTTGCTAAAATTTTCATTTCCCCTAATCCTTCTTGTAAAAACAATAATTGATTTCCAATAATTTCGAATGATTTTCCAAGATGAATATTCA
This genomic window from Blattabacterium cuenoti contains:
- a CDS encoding DNA recombination protein RmuC; protein product: MFFRKEFKDQKDEIHKLSQYSKKELSDSLIEVKSGLRQTVRDSQDYLDKKIQFYIDNQSKKFDYIYNKQEKLIEIVEKKLEEIKENVNEKLQTSLNIHLGKSFEIIGNQLLFLQEGLGEMKILAKDVSSLKRTLNHIKICGSFSEMQLSMLLQQILSPEQYASNVITKSSTNFVVEFAIKLPGLGDGNIIWLPIDVKFPKETYEKVQNAYRQGEKKNIEIAVKNMESVLKKMSKDIQNKYIDPPHTTDFAILFLPFEGIYAEIARNSSLLEELLRKYKTVITGPSTLAAVLNSLQIGFRTLAIQKRSSEVWKILETVKQEFKKFGLLLHQAQDKLQGASKDIDKLLGVRTNLIEKKLKDIESC